The proteins below are encoded in one region of Planctopirus limnophila DSM 3776:
- a CDS encoding CsbD family protein: MITREEIQGQWTHLKGQIRERWGQISDDELQQAQGNTEQLIGLLESKTGESRRQLEQFVQGAVKNGQNFLGNAGQTVREYAQTAAHAAGKGLGSIESGIESGMQEAHKMVASRPLESITTAFGVGLLAGVVVTLLLRSDRA, translated from the coding sequence ATGATTACACGTGAAGAAATCCAAGGACAGTGGACACACCTTAAAGGTCAGATTCGGGAACGCTGGGGCCAAATCAGTGATGATGAACTTCAGCAGGCCCAGGGGAATACTGAGCAATTGATCGGTCTGCTCGAAAGCAAGACTGGAGAATCACGTCGTCAACTGGAGCAGTTTGTTCAAGGGGCGGTGAAAAACGGACAGAACTTCCTGGGCAATGCAGGACAAACAGTTCGTGAATATGCCCAGACAGCTGCCCATGCCGCTGGCAAGGGATTGGGATCGATTGAGAGCGGGATTGAATCGGGGATGCAGGAAGCACACAAGATGGTTGCATCGCGTCCACTCGAGTCGATTACGACAGCCTTTGGTGTGGGACTACTGGCAGGAGTCGTCGTCACGCTGCTGCTACGTTCTGACCGAGCCTGA
- a CDS encoding DUF1328 domain-containing protein: MLSWALTFLIVAIIAGVLGFGGIAGTAAWIAKLLFVVFIILFLLSLIMGGVRRPSI, from the coding sequence ATGCTGAGCTGGGCACTGACATTTTTGATTGTGGCAATCATTGCCGGCGTCTTGGGATTTGGCGGGATTGCTGGTACAGCAGCCTGGATTGCGAAACTGTTATTCGTGGTATTTATCATATTGTTCTTATTGAGCCTGATTATGGGCGGAGTACGACGCCCCTCGATATAA
- a CDS encoding DHH family phosphoesterase, translating into MEWFQSTIESPPQNFCGNFAGEAGLQVFIIRDMNTIDWKPIVPLIESHQRILVSSHVRPDADAIGSALGLACLLKHLGKTVRIVNPSAPPANLFWIDPEQMVETFGGSVNGASLAETDLHIIVDTSAWQQLGELGKWMRTTTIPRIVIDHHVSSDDLGAMEFKDTRSEATGSLIFRLCEFMNVPLTQVAATALYAAIATDTGWFRFPATNAQTMQIAGALMERGADPTDIYRHLYEQSTLARLHLCGRVLGRAQLDADGLLASTVVKWSDFVELGAVPADTEDLVNECLRIAGTRAAYIGVEQMNSQIKFSFRSRGGLNVASIAEKFGGGGHKQAAGATLPGPLDVAHARVHAAMLEGLKALPDPASSSIPAS; encoded by the coding sequence ATGGAGTGGTTTCAATCGACCATTGAAAGCCCTCCGCAAAATTTCTGTGGAAACTTTGCTGGTGAAGCAGGGCTCCAGGTATTTATCATTCGTGATATGAACACGATTGATTGGAAACCGATTGTCCCGCTGATTGAATCTCATCAACGCATTCTGGTATCGAGCCATGTTCGACCAGACGCGGATGCCATTGGATCGGCTTTAGGCTTAGCCTGTCTGCTCAAACATCTCGGCAAGACAGTCCGCATTGTGAATCCCTCGGCACCGCCGGCCAATCTGTTCTGGATTGACCCCGAGCAGATGGTCGAAACGTTTGGCGGCTCTGTGAATGGTGCCAGTCTGGCTGAGACCGATTTGCACATCATTGTCGATACCAGCGCCTGGCAACAATTGGGCGAACTCGGCAAATGGATGCGCACGACCACCATTCCGAGGATCGTCATCGATCATCACGTCAGCAGTGATGATCTCGGAGCCATGGAATTCAAAGACACTCGATCGGAAGCGACAGGTTCTTTGATTTTCCGTCTTTGCGAATTCATGAATGTTCCTCTTACCCAAGTCGCAGCGACGGCCCTTTATGCGGCCATTGCCACTGATACGGGCTGGTTCCGCTTTCCTGCCACCAATGCGCAAACGATGCAGATCGCGGGTGCACTCATGGAGCGTGGGGCCGACCCCACAGATATCTACCGTCATCTCTACGAGCAATCGACCCTTGCCAGGCTCCACCTTTGTGGCCGAGTTTTAGGGCGTGCTCAACTCGATGCCGATGGCCTGCTGGCATCGACAGTTGTGAAATGGAGCGACTTTGTCGAACTCGGAGCAGTGCCTGCAGACACCGAAGATCTCGTGAACGAATGTCTGCGCATTGCTGGCACCAGAGCGGCCTACATCGGCGTTGAACAGATGAATAGCCAGATCAAATTCAGCTTTCGCAGTCGTGGTGGACTGAACGTAGCTTCCATTGCCGAAAAGTTCGGGGGTGGTGGTCATAAACAGGCTGCCGGTGCAACTCTTCCCGGCCCCCTCGATGTGGCACACGCGCGAGTTCACGCAGCCATGCTCGAAGGCTTGAAAGCCCTTCCCGATCCTGCCAGCAGTTCAATTCCTGCCAGTTAA
- a CDS encoding QcrA and Rieske domain-containing protein, with protein MSAFDIHSLPPEFPPSGVSFMTTKPSVASESEGSHLSPPAPAEAIVSQTSTDLAPSRRDAVAAMLACGSFLAAVAIPVSAAVGLTLDPLLRKSGSTADSSPGGNPAAELASGFLPIIRFDELPEDGTPVKSVVRIDVRDAWQVFPDQPVGTIYLRRFPDRTVVVFSDICPHLGCKVDYEADQSRFFCPCHSSAFALDGQAMNKVSPRPLDQLEARIDPSGMVWVKYQEFRTGIPEKVVV; from the coding sequence GTGTCAGCATTTGACATCCATTCCCTCCCACCCGAATTCCCACCGAGCGGTGTTTCCTTTATGACGACCAAACCCAGCGTGGCGTCTGAGTCTGAGGGATCACATCTCTCACCTCCTGCTCCAGCAGAGGCGATCGTTTCGCAGACATCAACCGATTTAGCGCCCTCGCGACGCGACGCTGTCGCAGCCATGCTCGCCTGTGGATCGTTTCTGGCTGCTGTCGCCATCCCGGTCTCTGCCGCAGTCGGCCTGACTCTCGATCCTCTCCTCAGAAAGTCCGGTAGCACTGCGGATTCATCTCCAGGAGGCAACCCGGCAGCAGAACTCGCCAGTGGATTTTTGCCAATCATCAGGTTTGACGAACTTCCTGAAGATGGAACTCCTGTCAAAAGTGTCGTGCGGATTGATGTCCGCGATGCCTGGCAGGTTTTTCCTGATCAGCCAGTCGGAACCATCTACCTGAGAAGATTTCCAGATCGAACCGTCGTGGTCTTCAGCGATATCTGTCCGCATCTGGGTTGCAAAGTCGATTACGAAGCCGATCAAAGCCGGTTTTTCTGCCCCTGTCACTCCAGTGCCTTTGCGCTCGATGGCCAGGCCATGAATAAAGTCTCGCCCCGGCCGCTGGATCAATTGGAAGCACGCATTGATCCCTCCGGAATGGTCTGGGTCAAGTATCAGGAATTTCGAACCGGGATCCCGGAAAAAGTCGTTGTTTGA
- a CDS encoding cytochrome b N-terminal domain-containing protein produces the protein MHRVSHWLEARTGLITWFRELANAPVAGGPRWRYAWGSVLVVLFITQLVTGLAMAGTYSPGRLSSWESTYYIQHQLHWGWLVRGIHHYAAQAMVVALALQVLQIVWDRWYLAPRELSFWATIAGGLCILGLSHTGYQLPGDQRAHAATSIFLNIMSSAPVAGPYLQELVQGSSRYGNLTLSRLYVLHVGLLPLAYLGVLCLQTLLWRAEARRNRQDDVPLNATRFWPGQALRNGIFSLLAVVAVVGLTLIQPAELGAPMNPAEAFSAARPEWYFLFLFRFLKFEFVQQLGGLVFGAIYLPTLIGLVILIMPWTGRSRWGHKANVAFLLLLLAGVGYLTVTTLREDALNVDHQLALHHSEQLAQRTVDLASQTGIPASGAVALLANDPLTQGPRLFQKNCAACHHHEAVAASHAAHPPQFSAADLSHFGSREWMKAILIDYATVLAPLKNHSDATVAARFLEGDMASWSSDNRDLLLAPENATSLAALLEFMAQQSGRKDRGTIDEKLALQGREVFATGKLASGSLSSACIDCHAMHVRGEDKPLAENSGTGAPTLTGYGGSQWLTQFLKAPGSDDYFGAKNAMPAFDKLPPRELEMLVQWMTGDYWLPAR, from the coding sequence ATGCATCGAGTGAGTCATTGGTTAGAAGCACGCACCGGATTGATCACCTGGTTTCGAGAGCTGGCAAACGCTCCCGTAGCGGGTGGCCCGCGCTGGCGTTACGCCTGGGGTTCTGTGCTGGTTGTGCTCTTTATCACTCAACTCGTCACTGGCCTCGCCATGGCGGGCACATATTCGCCAGGCCGCCTGTCTTCGTGGGAGAGCACATACTACATCCAGCATCAATTGCATTGGGGCTGGCTTGTCCGCGGAATTCACCATTATGCCGCCCAGGCCATGGTCGTCGCTCTGGCTTTACAGGTGCTGCAGATTGTCTGGGATCGCTGGTATCTGGCTCCGCGTGAATTGAGCTTCTGGGCCACGATTGCAGGCGGGCTCTGTATTTTGGGATTGTCGCATACTGGCTATCAGCTCCCTGGTGACCAGCGGGCTCATGCCGCCACCAGCATTTTTCTGAACATCATGTCTTCAGCCCCCGTGGCCGGTCCTTATTTGCAGGAACTGGTGCAGGGGAGCAGTCGTTACGGAAATCTCACCTTATCGCGGCTCTATGTTCTGCATGTAGGCTTACTTCCACTCGCTTACCTGGGGGTATTGTGCCTGCAAACCCTTTTGTGGCGAGCCGAAGCCAGACGAAACCGGCAGGACGATGTCCCGCTCAACGCGACTCGATTCTGGCCCGGGCAAGCACTTCGTAATGGAATCTTTTCGTTGCTGGCTGTCGTGGCTGTTGTCGGTTTGACTTTGATACAACCGGCTGAACTGGGAGCCCCCATGAACCCTGCCGAGGCGTTTTCTGCTGCCCGGCCGGAATGGTACTTTCTCTTTCTGTTCCGCTTCCTGAAGTTCGAATTCGTTCAACAACTGGGCGGCCTGGTGTTCGGTGCCATTTACCTGCCCACACTCATTGGCCTGGTCATCCTGATCATGCCCTGGACGGGACGTTCCCGTTGGGGTCACAAGGCGAATGTCGCCTTCCTGCTGCTCCTTTTAGCAGGTGTGGGTTATCTCACTGTCACCACTTTGCGAGAAGATGCTCTCAATGTCGATCATCAACTCGCGCTGCACCACAGCGAGCAACTCGCCCAACGAACAGTTGATCTTGCTTCGCAGACCGGTATTCCAGCCAGTGGTGCGGTCGCTTTGCTGGCTAACGATCCACTCACGCAAGGGCCACGGCTATTTCAGAAGAACTGTGCCGCTTGTCATCACCACGAAGCTGTCGCGGCAAGCCATGCAGCTCATCCTCCCCAATTTTCGGCGGCGGATTTGAGTCATTTCGGCTCACGCGAATGGATGAAAGCCATCCTGATCGATTACGCCACTGTTCTGGCTCCGCTCAAAAATCACTCCGATGCCACCGTCGCAGCCCGGTTTCTCGAAGGCGATATGGCCAGCTGGTCCAGTGACAACCGCGATCTGTTGTTGGCTCCAGAAAATGCCACCAGCCTGGCGGCACTGCTCGAATTCATGGCGCAGCAGTCCGGCCGGAAAGATCGGGGGACCATTGATGAGAAACTGGCGCTGCAAGGTCGTGAAGTCTTTGCCACGGGCAAGCTCGCCAGTGGAAGTCTGTCATCCGCCTGCATCGATTGCCATGCCATGCATGTTCGCGGGGAAGACAAGCCTCTTGCCGAAAACTCCGGGACAGGAGCACCCACACTCACAGGCTATGGCGGAAGCCAATGGCTCACGCAATTCCTGAAAGCACCTGGTAGCGACGATTACTTTGGTGCGAAAAACGCCATGCCCGCATTCGACAAGTTACCGCCACGAGAACTCGAAATGCTCGTGCAATGGATGACGGGCGATTACTGGCTACCGGCAAGATAA
- a CDS encoding type II secretion system F family protein, with translation MSTFTYTARDIQGTTHSGSVEAETLAMAVRQLKTDGLYPVQLVESAVSLQLKPWLTRKPRQADIVSMTSQLAVVVDAGVALSVALEGLASQAVSPALKQMLTTIEERVKSGDDFSTALSEFPRSFDARYVNLVKAGEATGHLGPILSRLAEQLQQESETRQRVQGAMMYPAAMLLMCVGACIFLLTYVFPKIAPMFAGRGIELPAATRILLTVSNSLTGYWWAWILGVVALVAANAYLLSKEWGQRLRDRLMLQLPILGPLVRKTILARIARTLSATVSAGVPVLPALELAAKVAGNRIFQDAMEDVALHVTSGQSIAQIMATNPVFPKSVVQMIAAGEQTGQLGTVLGKLSDHYDREVAVSIKSATSLIEPIMVAVMGLVIGTIALGMLLPIFKLSTHH, from the coding sequence ATGAGCACGTTTACCTACACAGCACGTGATATTCAGGGCACGACCCATTCGGGCAGCGTGGAAGCTGAAACGCTGGCGATGGCAGTTCGTCAGCTCAAAACGGATGGATTGTATCCTGTCCAACTGGTGGAATCGGCAGTCTCTCTTCAATTGAAGCCCTGGTTGACACGTAAACCCAGGCAGGCAGATATTGTTTCGATGACGAGCCAACTGGCCGTTGTCGTCGATGCCGGCGTGGCACTTTCTGTGGCTCTGGAAGGACTGGCCTCACAAGCGGTTTCGCCCGCACTAAAACAGATGCTGACGACCATCGAAGAACGTGTGAAATCAGGAGACGACTTTTCGACGGCTTTAAGTGAGTTCCCGCGAAGCTTTGATGCACGGTACGTCAATCTTGTCAAAGCCGGTGAAGCGACAGGTCATCTGGGGCCAATTCTCAGTCGGCTGGCGGAACAGCTTCAGCAAGAATCCGAAACGAGGCAAAGAGTACAGGGGGCGATGATGTACCCTGCCGCCATGCTGCTGATGTGTGTCGGAGCCTGTATTTTTCTGCTGACGTATGTCTTCCCAAAAATTGCTCCGATGTTCGCTGGCCGGGGGATTGAATTGCCAGCAGCGACACGCATTCTGCTGACAGTTTCGAATTCGCTGACAGGTTACTGGTGGGCGTGGATCCTTGGTGTCGTGGCCCTGGTGGCGGCGAATGCTTATTTGCTCTCAAAGGAATGGGGTCAACGTCTTCGCGACCGCCTGATGCTGCAATTGCCTATTCTGGGGCCACTGGTTCGTAAAACCATTCTCGCTCGGATTGCAAGAACACTTTCGGCAACAGTCTCGGCCGGTGTGCCTGTACTGCCTGCACTCGAACTTGCTGCCAAAGTGGCTGGAAACCGCATCTTTCAGGATGCGATGGAAGATGTGGCCTTGCATGTGACCTCTGGTCAGTCGATCGCGCAGATCATGGCGACGAACCCTGTCTTTCCCAAATCGGTCGTGCAGATGATTGCTGCGGGAGAGCAGACGGGGCAATTGGGAACTGTGCTGGGCAAGTTGAGTGATCATTATGATCGCGAGGTGGCCGTCTCGATTAAATCGGCCACCAGCCTCATCGAGCCCATTATGGTCGCTGTAATGGGCCTGGTAATTGGCACAATTGCCCTGGGGATGCTGCTGCCGATCTTTAAGCTGAGCACGCATCATTAG
- a CDS encoding GspE/PulE family protein: MAGLLQLNKPRLGDLLVQKGYLSAEHLDEALAQQHSSGGMQLLGEIVVAQGYCSEDQVLECVADDCGIPYIRLDSRLFDPRAVELLPREFLEKNCILPLFKVRQTLTVATAEPSNIFIIDQLRQISGCDIQLAVASSRDIRRTFQMYLPNSKVFVIDDIIDDVNTEAVELIEESIDDISFDVDLAGQSPIIKLVNYVIFSAVRDGASDVHIEPTERQIRVRYRVDGALHQALELPLHIAPAIASRIKIMATLDISERRLPQDGRIHVLMEGRPIDLRVSTLPLPHGEKVVIRILDSQKINLTLSQLGFSAEILEKFIAQIHHPNGIALVTGPTGSGKSTTLYSAINAVTSMEKNVCTVEDPVEFQLPMVNQFQVNEKIGLSFAAVLRSLLRQDPDIIMVGEIRDNETARIGIQAALTGHLVFSTLHTNDACSAVTRLINMGIESYLLAASLNMVLSQRLCRRICPKCKQSYEPPKAMQLAMGKMGMEAKEFFRGVGCKKCRNTGFSGRVAIHELLVVDDGMRDLIAQSPALGELKSYAQKQGMMPLRFDGFRKVREGLTTIEEVFQASDEGWLPLRS; encoded by the coding sequence ATGGCTGGTTTACTTCAACTCAATAAACCGCGACTTGGCGATCTGCTTGTCCAGAAGGGATATCTCAGTGCAGAGCATCTGGATGAAGCTTTAGCCCAGCAGCACAGCAGTGGGGGGATGCAACTGCTGGGCGAGATTGTCGTCGCTCAAGGCTATTGCTCTGAAGACCAGGTACTCGAATGCGTCGCTGATGATTGCGGCATTCCTTACATCCGTCTCGACAGCCGACTGTTTGATCCACGCGCTGTCGAGTTGCTGCCTCGGGAGTTTCTCGAAAAGAACTGCATTCTGCCGTTGTTCAAAGTTCGCCAGACATTAACTGTCGCGACGGCAGAACCCTCGAACATTTTTATCATCGATCAATTGCGGCAGATCTCGGGCTGCGACATTCAACTGGCAGTAGCGAGCAGTCGAGATATACGGCGGACATTCCAGATGTACCTGCCGAACTCCAAAGTGTTTGTGATCGATGACATTATCGATGACGTGAACACCGAAGCTGTCGAATTAATCGAGGAATCGATCGACGATATTTCGTTTGATGTTGATCTTGCCGGTCAGAGCCCGATTATCAAGCTGGTGAATTATGTGATCTTCAGCGCGGTGCGGGATGGTGCCAGCGATGTGCATATCGAACCGACTGAACGCCAGATTCGTGTCCGTTATCGCGTGGATGGAGCGTTGCATCAGGCACTCGAATTGCCTTTACATATTGCTCCAGCGATTGCTTCGCGCATCAAGATTATGGCGACCCTCGACATCAGTGAGCGTCGCCTGCCTCAGGATGGACGCATTCATGTTTTGATGGAAGGGAGACCGATCGACCTGCGGGTGAGCACCTTGCCATTGCCGCATGGCGAGAAGGTGGTCATTCGAATTCTCGACAGTCAGAAGATCAACCTGACACTTTCTCAATTGGGATTCAGTGCCGAGATTCTGGAGAAATTTATTGCCCAGATTCATCATCCCAATGGAATTGCCCTGGTGACGGGGCCGACGGGAAGTGGCAAAAGTACGACGCTCTACTCGGCCATCAATGCCGTGACTTCGATGGAAAAGAACGTCTGCACTGTGGAAGACCCGGTGGAATTTCAGTTGCCGATGGTCAATCAGTTTCAAGTGAATGAAAAAATCGGGCTGTCGTTCGCGGCAGTGCTCAGGAGCCTGCTCAGGCAGGATCCGGATATCATCATGGTGGGTGAAATCCGCGATAATGAGACGGCCCGCATCGGGATTCAGGCAGCTTTGACGGGTCATCTGGTATTCAGCACGCTGCATACGAACGATGCCTGCTCCGCGGTAACACGTCTGATCAACATGGGTATCGAAAGCTACCTGCTGGCTGCCAGCCTGAACATGGTGCTGTCACAGCGACTGTGCCGGCGCATCTGTCCGAAGTGCAAGCAGTCATATGAACCACCCAAAGCCATGCAACTGGCCATGGGAAAAATGGGGATGGAAGCTAAGGAATTCTTCCGGGGAGTGGGGTGCAAGAAGTGTCGGAACACGGGATTTTCGGGACGAGTCGCGATTCATGAGCTGCTGGTGGTCGACGACGGCATGCGGGATCTGATTGCTCAATCGCCAGCACTGGGAGAGCTGAAAAGCTACGCCCAGAAGCAGGGCATGATGCCACTTCGTTTTGATGGATTCCGCAAAGTTCGCGAAGGTTTAACGACGATTGAAGAAGTCTTTCAGGCGAGTGATGAAGGCTGGTTACCGCTGAGAAGCTAA
- a CDS encoding STAS domain-containing protein, with protein MQVSTETFGNVLVAHTPEELTEETTRLFHEAIETHLQAGLKSVVLQMDRSETLDSAGLTALVDLHERLREQGGNVKICALTETGRKIFHVTRLDEEFDLYESMIDAVGSFQS; from the coding sequence ATGCAGGTCTCGACAGAAACCTTTGGAAACGTGCTGGTCGCTCATACTCCGGAGGAGTTGACCGAAGAAACGACACGATTATTTCATGAAGCCATCGAGACGCATCTGCAGGCAGGGCTGAAAAGCGTCGTGTTGCAGATGGATCGCAGCGAAACCTTGGACAGTGCTGGTCTGACAGCTCTGGTTGACCTGCATGAAAGACTTCGCGAACAGGGCGGAAACGTCAAAATCTGCGCACTGACAGAGACGGGCCGCAAGATCTTTCATGTCACCAGGCTCGATGAAGAATTCGACCTGTATGAATCGATGATCGATGCTGTCGGAAGTTTCCAGTCGTGA
- a CDS encoding response regulator codes for MNYRVLLCDDEPHVLLPLSLKFRKSGFDVQMAEHGGIAWSKILEEQPDVVITDCNMPHMSGLQLIEKIRSCEATRHLPAILLTAKGYEMDEAELQERLGVSALVVKPFSPKEVVQTAIRLLNPGGHDSVEITDLTNHFRP; via the coding sequence ATGAATTACCGTGTCCTGTTATGTGATGACGAACCGCATGTGCTGTTGCCTTTGTCACTCAAGTTCCGCAAATCGGGGTTTGATGTGCAGATGGCAGAACATGGCGGGATTGCCTGGTCAAAAATTCTGGAAGAACAGCCCGATGTGGTGATCACTGATTGCAATATGCCGCATATGAGTGGCCTGCAACTCATTGAAAAGATCCGTAGTTGCGAGGCAACACGGCATCTGCCAGCCATTCTGCTGACCGCTAAAGGTTACGAAATGGACGAAGCGGAACTTCAGGAGCGGCTGGGAGTTTCGGCACTGGTCGTCAAACCCTTCAGCCCGAAAGAAGTTGTGCAGACAGCGATCCGATTATTGAATCCTGGTGGACACGATTCGGTCGAGATTACGGATCTGACGAATCACTTCCGGCCATAA
- a CDS encoding sensor histidine kinase yields MSNSSQSSTRLLQLMRGDLPALDARLNALSAEFDIPSEEGTDRNAKLCQQLSGIDPHSTREGSKSDKAARTSTSQGSTTRAHDLEPQSSSSPSPGKPPQRRIFQAHYSVLLPLIIPVAVFGQTAVLLCILLFGTPISSLIVFLFCLGGVLISAMIAARYEADAARRLGQPENRTQLTADLVLFRNIISEANHLLQQAEKRTAEAVHARATVEARFKVQKRHVRRLEMALDDMEQPVVVTDVNGHALYQNESARSLYKQISQKLAREIQEQTGLIDILEGMKPLLQETLTRRVASDRRTADIPCLTTTYRIHAHTLKENENTLLGAALVLQDIGREVQDRSRHAEFVSSVCHEFKTPMSSIKAYAELLRDGEIDEAEEQQKILVFIDEQVDRLSRLVDNMLNLARIESGVIRVQRKDVEINRLLKSALDVVTPQAAAKSQTVESLLSDLYIPAHVDEDLFSQAVVNLLSNAVKYTPAGGKISLKSRLEEDRVLIEVRDTGMGIPAASLPRLFERFYRVPENMKAAAGTGLGLALVKYIISSIHDGSISVSSKQGEGSCFTISIPAGHRIRKTHRVNDHVLLDN; encoded by the coding sequence GTGTCCAATAGTTCACAATCCTCAACTCGACTACTGCAACTCATGAGGGGCGACCTGCCTGCACTCGATGCCAGGCTCAATGCCCTCTCGGCCGAGTTCGATATTCCCTCGGAAGAGGGGACAGATCGAAATGCGAAGCTCTGTCAACAGCTTTCGGGAATCGACCCTCACTCGACGAGAGAAGGATCGAAGTCTGACAAAGCTGCTCGCACTTCAACTTCTCAGGGTTCAACAACTCGGGCGCACGATCTGGAACCACAATCTTCTTCGAGCCCATCGCCCGGCAAGCCGCCACAACGGCGGATTTTTCAGGCCCATTATTCGGTTCTTTTGCCGCTGATTATCCCGGTGGCTGTCTTTGGCCAGACCGCAGTTCTGCTCTGTATTCTGCTGTTTGGCACGCCCATCAGTTCTTTGATCGTCTTTTTGTTCTGTCTGGGTGGTGTGCTGATCAGCGCTATGATTGCCGCCCGCTACGAAGCCGATGCCGCCAGGAGGCTTGGTCAACCTGAGAATCGCACACAATTGACAGCAGATCTGGTGCTGTTTCGAAACATTATCTCGGAAGCCAACCATCTCTTACAGCAGGCCGAAAAACGAACGGCAGAAGCAGTGCATGCCCGAGCGACTGTCGAAGCGCGATTCAAAGTGCAGAAACGTCACGTCCGCCGTCTGGAAATGGCTTTGGATGACATGGAACAACCAGTGGTCGTGACCGATGTCAATGGGCATGCGCTGTACCAGAATGAATCTGCGAGAAGTCTTTACAAACAGATCAGCCAGAAACTTGCACGGGAAATTCAAGAACAGACGGGGCTGATTGACATTCTCGAAGGGATGAAGCCGCTGCTGCAGGAGACTTTGACGCGGCGAGTGGCGAGTGATCGCAGAACAGCCGATATTCCCTGTCTGACCACGACGTATCGAATTCATGCACATACTCTCAAAGAGAACGAAAACACCCTGCTGGGGGCCGCGCTGGTTCTGCAGGATATCGGGCGAGAGGTGCAGGATCGCAGCCGGCATGCGGAGTTTGTCTCTTCGGTCTGCCACGAGTTCAAGACACCCATGTCGAGCATTAAAGCTTATGCAGAGCTACTGCGCGATGGCGAGATTGATGAAGCTGAAGAACAGCAGAAGATTCTGGTGTTCATCGATGAACAGGTTGATCGCCTGAGCCGGCTGGTCGACAATATGCTGAATCTGGCACGGATTGAAAGTGGTGTGATTCGAGTTCAGAGAAAAGATGTCGAAATCAACCGCTTGCTCAAGAGTGCGCTCGATGTGGTGACTCCTCAGGCTGCAGCGAAATCGCAGACCGTCGAATCGCTACTGAGTGATCTTTATATCCCCGCCCATGTCGATGAAGACCTCTTCAGCCAGGCCGTCGTGAATCTGTTATCGAACGCCGTGAAGTACACCCCAGCCGGCGGGAAGATTTCCCTCAAAAGCCGTTTGGAAGAAGATCGTGTCCTGATTGAAGTCCGGGATACCGGCATGGGGATTCCGGCGGCCAGCCTGCCTCGACTCTTTGAGCGGTTTTATCGAGTCCCGGAGAATATGAAAGCTGCTGCAGGAACGGGTTTAGGCCTGGCACTTGTGAAATACATCATTTCCAGCATCCACGACGGATCCATCAGCGTCTCTTCCAAACAAGGTGAAGGAAGCTGCTTTACGATCAGCATACCGGCTGGTCATCGCATTCGAAAAACACATCGTGTTAACGACCACGTCCTGCTCGATAACTGA